In Candidatus Contubernalis alkalaceticus, the genomic window TCCACCTGAGGAAACACCCGGGTCACAAAACGGGTGAGAATATTTAACTGCCACGCCTCTTTTTTAAGATTGACCTTCATGTTTAACATATTTCCCCCTAGCAGACTCTAAGTCCCAGCTTCTTAATCACAATTCCCACCACCAACCCACTGATGAAACCCCCTACGTGAGCCCACCAGGCCACCATCTGGGCGCCATCCCCAACTTGGGCTAAAACGCTGTTGAAAATCTGCAAAAGAAACCAGAACAACAGGTAGATCATAGCGGGAATCTCCACAAAGGTAAAGAAAAAGCCCAGGGGAATCAGCGCCACCACTTTAGCCCAGGGGTAGAGAATAAAATAGGCTCCCAGCACCCCGGCAATGGCTCCGCTGGCTCCGATGAGAGGTATGGGAGAAAGAGGGTTAGAGATAATGTGTCCCAAACTTGCCACCACCCCCATCAAAACATAGGCCATCAAATAATTTATTGAACCCAAACAATCCTCAATATTGTCCCCAAAAACCCATAAATAAAGCATGTTCCCAATTAAATGAAGCCATCCCCCATGTAAGAAGGTGGCGGAAATTAAAGGAAACAAGGAGGCGGGCCCCAGCACAAAGAGGTCCCCGGCCAAAACATTGGTAATATTTTCGGGAATCACCCCAAAGGTATAAACAAAATCCAAAGCTCCCTCCGGTCCCAAGGTCACCTGATATAGAAATATTAAAATATTGAGACCGATAA contains:
- a CDS encoding rhomboid family intramembrane serine protease; protein product: MIPIRDNIRPRRFPLVNYAFIGLNILIFLYQVTLGPEGALDFVYTFGVIPENITNVLAGDLFVLGPASLFPLISATFLHGGWLHLIGNMLYLWVFGDNIEDCLGSINYLMAYVLMGVVASLGHIISNPLSPIPLIGASGAIAGVLGAYFILYPWAKVVALIPLGFFFTFVEIPAMIYLLFWFLLQIFNSVLAQVGDGAQMVAWWAHVGGFISGLVVGIVIKKLGLRVC